One window of Triticum dicoccoides isolate Atlit2015 ecotype Zavitan chromosome 5A, WEW_v2.0, whole genome shotgun sequence genomic DNA carries:
- the LOC119297596 gene encoding uncharacterized protein LOC119297596, with amino-acid sequence MHLEGDFEEEFGIAMWSEPTRKVASMKSWSVVALASFNGKERHFACTGVSIDCNESTSRILTSASLVRTSGDENKIVDNLRIEVCLPMEQRIIGTLQHYDLSYNVAVVGILNSCKNHAALFFEEPQTKVVVALGRAFKSGNLMATDGSVIGERDKFDCRELKYSTCKITKAGIGGPLFDLNGNIVGMNFYDSDGAPYLPSDIIQNLLRSFYAERTAAAGITEKPNYRWPVPKPYWYYPSHHQKPEPKHTSFD; translated from the exons ATGCATTTGGAAGGTGATTTTGAAGAGGAATTTGGCATAGCCATGTGGAGTGAACCCACTAGAAAAGTTGCTTCAATGAAGTCTTGGAGTGTTGTCGCACTCGCTTCGTTCAATG GCAAGGAAAGACATTTTGCTTGCACAGGTGTATCTATAGACTGCAATGAATCCACCTCAAGAATTCTGACTTCAGCAAGCTTGGTTAGAACTTCCGGTGATGAAAACAAGATTGTTGATAACTTAAGG ATTGAAGTATGTCTTCCAATGGAACAACGTATCATAGGGACATTACAACACTATGATCTAAGCTATAATGTTGCTGTTGTCGGCATCCTGAATTCTTGCAAAAATCATGCAGCACTATTCTTTGAAGAACCTCAAACTAAGGTAGTAGTAGCTCTTGGGCGTGCCTTTAAATCTGGAAATTTGATGGCCACAGATGGGTCAGTGATTGGCGAACGAGACAAATTTGATTGCAGAGAGCTTAAATACTCCACTTGTAAAATTACCAAG GCTGGAATTGGAGGTCCCCTCTTTGATTTGAATGGGAACATTGTTGGCATGAACTTCTATGACTCGGACGGAGCTCCTTACCTACCAAGTGACATAATTCAGAATTTATTGAGGAGTTTTTATGCAGAGCG gactgctgctgctggaattacgGAGAAGCCTAATTATCG TTGGCCGGTCCCTAAGCCATATTGGTATTATCCGAGTCATCACCAGAAGCCTGAGCCAAAACACACATCATTTGATTAG